One genomic window of Solanum stenotomum isolate F172 chromosome 9, ASM1918654v1, whole genome shotgun sequence includes the following:
- the LOC125876085 gene encoding uncharacterized protein LOC125876085 gives MELLLLVPILCVILIPGSFISCAICQKYKKKPQASDVEIGSGASGLRDGNLVVLAGAGAAAIAGGAAVAAVVGSSDRDKGNNNNTSGGAAAAATGTSTTADAGTSSSQGCCCGGGGDGSGCGGGGCGGCGGCGEKQNKEEEGADVGIGATTNHSGGLKDGNMIVLAVAGGAAAATAVNSNSGGCGEAAAGISTTADAGTYQGCCCGDGGGDGGGCGGCGGCGR, from the exons atGGAGTTACTCCTTCTTGTGCCCATACTCTGCGTTATTCTGATACCTGGTTCCTTCATTTCGTGCGCCATATGCCAGAAGTATAAGAAAAAACCTCAAGCAAGCGATGTGGAAATAGGCAGTGGGGCCAGCGGATTACGAGACGGGAATTTGGTTGTGTTGGCCGGCGCCGGAGCAGCTGCCATCGCCGGTGGTGCAGCGGTAGCGGCAGTGGTTGGTAGCAGTGATAGGGACAAaggtaataataataacactAGTGGTGGTGCTGCTGCTGCAGCAACTGGAACCAGCACTACTGCAGATGCTGGTACATCGTCGTCCCAGGGTTGTTGTTgcggtggtggtggtgatggcAGTGgttgtggtggtggtggttgCGGTGGTTGTGGTGGATGTGGCg AGAAGCAGAATAAGGAGGAGGAAGGGGCAGATGTGGGAATTGGTGCGACAACGAATCATAGCGGAGGATTAAAAGATGGAAATATGATTGTTTTAGCTGTCGCTGGTGGTGCAGCGGCAGCCACAGCGGTTAATAGCAATAGTGGTGGTTGTGGAGAAGCTGCAGCAGGAATCAGCACTACTGCAGATGCTGGTACGTACCAGGGATGTTGTTGCGGTGACGGTGGTGGTGATGGTGGCGGTTGTGGTGGTTGCGGTGGATGTGGCAGATAA
- the LOC125876087 gene encoding glycine-rich RNA-binding protein 2, mitochondrial-like — translation MNGLILGIIFGVLMIPISVISYKIYLRIRDKDKDKGGADVEIDNWARELKARELKARELRDRKMKILALTGAGGAVAATGTGTTTNVVVYNGCCCGGGGGGGGGGCGGGCGGGCGGGCG, via the coding sequence ATGAACGGACTCATTTTAGGGATCATATTTGGCGTTCTTATGATACCTATTTCGGTTATTTCATACAAAATATATCTTCGCATACGCGATAAGGATAAGGATAAAGGAGGAGCCGATGTGGAAATAGATAATTGGGCCCGTGAATTAAAAGCTCGTGAATTAAAAGCCCGCGAATTAAGAGACAGGAAAATGAAAATACTTGCTTTGACCGGTGCCGGTGGTGCAGTGGCAGCGACTGGAACCGGCACTACTACAAATGTTGTTGTGTACAATGGTTGTTGCTgcggtggtggtggtggtggtggtggtggtggttgtGGTGGCGGTTGTGGTGGCGGTTGCGGAGGTGGTTGTGGctaa